The following coding sequences are from one Pseudomonas mendocina window:
- a CDS encoding AraC family transcriptional regulator, with protein MPIPLANATQASVSASLTQAVLHAASRLGLDRQALLATCGLQEQQLIDPDARVPFSAQERLWQELDCRLQHPEPGLLLGRNLTPGPFSVLSYLLQSSATLGEALTAALRYQRLGGEGGELQVEEQDAALLLIYRPLHPEHPATRIRVLAMLACWVQITTPLLDDFHLLGAQFRHAEPSNLTPYQDVFACPLQFSARDYAIAVPRVLCQRPLMQANPPLQQLLRQHAEALLARLPSASLSAQVIGLLGEQLAHGEPDRGDLARKLNLSERTLQRRLAEEGYSYQQLLSDTRRQLAEQHLREGRLPAAEIALLLGYSEPSVFFRAFRQWSGLTPGEYRARHCKEASR; from the coding sequence ATGCCAATCCCTCTCGCCAATGCCACGCAGGCCTCGGTCAGCGCCAGCCTGACCCAGGCGGTTCTGCACGCCGCCAGCCGTCTCGGCCTGGATCGCCAGGCACTGCTGGCCACCTGTGGATTACAGGAACAACAACTGATCGACCCCGATGCGCGCGTGCCGTTCAGTGCCCAGGAGCGCCTCTGGCAGGAACTGGACTGCCGTCTGCAACACCCGGAGCCCGGGCTGTTGCTGGGGCGCAACCTCACGCCCGGGCCATTCAGCGTGCTCAGCTACCTGCTGCAAAGCAGCGCCACGCTGGGTGAGGCGCTGACCGCCGCGCTGCGCTACCAACGCCTGGGCGGCGAAGGTGGCGAGTTGCAGGTCGAGGAACAGGATGCCGCCCTGCTGCTGATCTATCGCCCGCTGCATCCCGAGCACCCGGCCACGCGCATTCGTGTGCTGGCCATGCTGGCCTGCTGGGTGCAGATCACTACACCGCTACTCGACGACTTTCATCTACTCGGGGCCCAGTTCCGCCATGCCGAACCGTCGAACCTGACGCCCTATCAGGACGTGTTCGCCTGCCCGCTGCAGTTCTCCGCCAGGGATTACGCCATCGCCGTGCCCCGGGTGCTGTGCCAACGACCGCTGATGCAGGCCAATCCACCGTTGCAGCAATTGCTGCGACAACACGCCGAAGCCCTGCTCGCGCGCCTGCCCAGCGCCAGCCTGAGCGCCCAGGTGATTGGCCTGCTCGGCGAACAACTGGCCCATGGCGAGCCGGATCGCGGCGATCTTGCGCGCAAGCTGAACCTGAGCGAGCGCACCTTGCAGCGGCGTCTCGCCGAAGAAGGTTACAGCTACCAGCAACTGCTCAGCGACACCCGGCGGCAACTGGCCGAACAGCATCTGCGCGAAGGCCGCCTGCCCGCTGCCGAAATCGCCTTGCTGCTGGGCTACTCCGAACCCAGCGTGTTCTTCCGCGCCTTCCGCCAATGGAGCGGGCTGACGCCCGGTGAATACCGGGCCCGCCATTGCAAAGAAGCGTCACGCTGA
- a CDS encoding TAXI family TRAP transporter solute-binding subunit — protein sequence MKGRAMVWLAGLVLAGVVEAEETFVTIGTGGQTGVYFATGQSICAFLNQRSSEHGIRCNATASGGGIANVHGMRNGEFDFGVMQADHLFKAREGSGPFHGEVAMSDIRALFSLQREVFTVLARRDARIQSLEDLQGKRINIGNPGSGQRDTLEEIMTAKGWDHSTFALASELKAAEQASALGEGNIDAMTYFVGHPNGAIQEATDTVDAVLVPVTDEAVERLLAERTYYSRAEIPAGLYKGNPQATPSIGTRAVLATSANTDPQVVYELVKAVFDNLERLRELHPALAELQASEMIGTGLTAPLHEGAERYYRERGWL from the coding sequence ATGAAAGGCAGAGCCATGGTATGGCTGGCGGGGCTGGTGCTGGCCGGCGTCGTCGAGGCCGAGGAAACCTTCGTCACCATCGGTACCGGGGGGCAGACCGGCGTTTATTTCGCCACAGGTCAGTCCATCTGCGCCTTTCTCAACCAGCGCTCCAGCGAGCACGGCATTCGTTGCAACGCCACGGCCAGTGGCGGTGGTATCGCCAACGTACACGGCATGCGCAACGGTGAGTTCGACTTCGGCGTCATGCAGGCCGATCACTTGTTCAAGGCCCGCGAAGGCAGCGGCCCGTTTCACGGTGAGGTGGCGATGAGCGACATTCGCGCACTGTTCTCACTGCAGCGTGAAGTGTTCACCGTGCTGGCCCGGCGCGATGCCAGGATCCAGAGCCTGGAAGATCTTCAGGGCAAGCGCATCAATATCGGCAACCCCGGCTCGGGTCAGCGCGATACGCTGGAGGAGATCATGACCGCCAAGGGGTGGGATCACTCCACGTTCGCCCTCGCCAGTGAACTCAAGGCGGCCGAACAGGCCAGCGCTCTGGGTGAGGGCAACATCGATGCCATGACTTACTTCGTCGGTCATCCCAACGGTGCGATTCAAGAGGCTACGGATACGGTGGATGCGGTTCTGGTGCCGGTCACCGACGAAGCTGTCGAGCGTCTGCTGGCCGAGAGGACGTATTACAGCCGCGCGGAGATTCCCGCTGGTTTGTACAAGGGCAACCCACAGGCAACGCCGTCGATTGGAACAAGAGCGGTGCTGGCGACATCGGCCAATACCGACCCGCAGGTGGTGTATGAGCTGGTCAAGGCGGTGTTCGATAACCTGGAGCGGCTGCGCGAATTGCATCCCGCCCTTGCCGAGCTGCAGGCCAGTGAAATGATCGGCACTGGCCTGACGGCGCCGCTGCATGAAGGCGCCGAGCGCTACTACCGCGAGCGTGGCTGGCTGTAG
- a CDS encoding Na/Pi cotransporter family protein — translation MLTLLNLLSAIALLVWGTQIVRTGILRVFGSQLRTVLSHNIRRRPLAFAAGIGVTALVQSSNATALLVTSFVAQGLMALAPGLAIMLGADVGTALMARVLTLDLSWLSPLLIFIGVIFFLSRRQTRAGQLGRVAIGLGLMLLALELIVAAATPITEARGIRVLFASLTGDLMLDALVGALFALLTYSSLAAVLLTATLAGAGLISLPVAIGLVIGANIGSGLLAFLTSSLQNPAGRRVALGSLLYKLIGLLLVLPVLQPLATWLDGLNWRPAELVIFFHLLYNSLRALLMLPTVGLMARFCNWLLPDRSEDLDSAQPRHLDPTALSTPSLALANAVRETLRIGDQVDTMLGHLLPVLATNQPALNKEMRRLDDEVGSLCRAVKLYLAQIPREALSEQERQRWAEILELAVNLEQAGDLIQRMLNKLQNEKTAQRRAFSEKGLEELTTLHAQLMANLRLGLSVFLSADRASASQLLREKRRFRAQERRLAHAHIGRLQRQVVQSIETSSLHLELIADMKRLNSLFCASAYVVLADGETGALQLEGGE, via the coding sequence ATGCTGACCCTGCTGAATCTTCTATCTGCCATCGCCCTGCTGGTCTGGGGCACCCAAATCGTCCGCACCGGTATCCTGCGCGTGTTCGGCTCGCAGTTACGCACGGTGCTCAGCCACAACATCCGCCGCCGACCCCTAGCCTTCGCGGCCGGTATCGGCGTGACCGCGCTGGTGCAGAGCAGCAACGCTACCGCGCTGCTGGTCACCTCGTTCGTCGCCCAGGGGCTGATGGCTCTGGCACCGGGCCTGGCAATCATGCTCGGCGCCGACGTCGGTACAGCGCTGATGGCGCGGGTGCTGACGCTCGATCTGAGCTGGCTCAGCCCGCTGCTGATCTTCATCGGGGTGATCTTCTTCCTCTCTCGTAGACAGACCCGCGCCGGCCAGCTCGGCCGCGTCGCCATCGGCCTGGGCCTGATGCTCCTGGCACTGGAGCTGATCGTCGCCGCCGCCACGCCGATCACCGAGGCACGCGGTATCCGCGTGCTGTTCGCCTCGCTCACCGGCGACCTGATGCTCGATGCGTTGGTCGGCGCACTGTTCGCACTGCTCACCTATTCCAGCCTGGCTGCCGTGCTGCTCACCGCAACCCTGGCCGGCGCCGGGCTGATCAGCCTGCCGGTGGCCATCGGTTTGGTAATCGGCGCCAACATCGGCAGCGGCCTGCTGGCCTTTCTCACCAGCAGCCTGCAGAACCCGGCTGGCCGCCGCGTGGCACTCGGCAGCCTGCTGTACAAACTGATCGGCCTGCTGCTGGTGTTGCCGGTGTTACAGCCACTGGCTACCTGGCTGGACGGCCTTAACTGGCGTCCGGCGGAGCTGGTGATCTTCTTCCACCTGCTCTACAACAGCCTGCGCGCACTGCTGATGTTGCCTACGGTCGGCTTGATGGCGCGTTTCTGCAACTGGCTGCTGCCTGATCGCAGCGAAGACCTCGACAGCGCCCAGCCCCGCCATCTGGATCCGACCGCGCTGTCCACGCCCAGCCTGGCGTTGGCCAATGCCGTGCGTGAAACCCTGCGCATCGGCGATCAGGTGGATACCATGCTCGGTCACCTTCTGCCGGTGCTGGCGACCAACCAGCCGGCGCTGAACAAGGAAATGCGCCGCCTCGATGACGAGGTCGGCAGCCTGTGCCGGGCCGTGAAGCTGTATCTGGCGCAGATCCCGCGCGAAGCACTGAGTGAGCAGGAGCGCCAGCGCTGGGCGGAAATTCTCGAGCTGGCGGTCAATCTGGAGCAGGCCGGCGACCTGATTCAACGCATGCTGAACAAGCTGCAGAACGAGAAAACCGCGCAACGGCGCGCCTTCTCCGAGAAGGGTCTGGAAGAGCTCACCACCCTGCATGCGCAACTGATGGCCAACCTGCGCCTAGGGCTGAGCGTGTTTCTCAGCGCGGATCGTGCCAGCGCCAGCCAACTGCTACGGGAGAAACGCCGCTTCCGCGCGCAGGAGCGGCGCCTGGCGCACGCGCACATCGGTCGCCTGCAACGTCAGGTGGTGCAGAGCATCGAGACCAGCTCGCTGCATCTGGAGCTGATCGCCGACATGAAGCGCCTCAACTCGCTGTTCTGCGCCAGTGCCTATGTGGTGCTGGCCGACGGCGAAACCGGTGCGCTGCAACTCGAAGGTGGCGAATAG
- a CDS encoding PilT/PilU family type 4a pilus ATPase yields the protein MNDTHSPDQPDVFPYLQLMHQHGGSDLFFSVGAPPHMKVEGHSQPVGQRVLKAGEVQQLAYQLMTQKQVAEFERDLEMNLAVSLQNAGRYRVNVYYQRGEVAMVVRLIKSQIPSFEALGLPVMLEKLAMQDRGLILVTGAAGSGKSTTLAAMLDFRNRHKSGHIVCIEDPIEFLHSHQRSIIDQREVGLDTHSFDDALRNVLREAPDVIMLGEIRDAATMQHALHYAETGHLCVATLHATSSSHAIERIARFFPDEARKQVLADVAHNLLAVIGQRLVPGIAQKRVVAVELMLGTPYIRDLIQRDELEELREAIARAAEQGLQTFDQHLFTLLEAGRISLAEALKFADSRTDLSLKFKLERGFSADDAELKVLRDG from the coding sequence ATGAACGATACGCACAGCCCGGATCAGCCCGACGTATTCCCCTACCTGCAGTTGATGCACCAGCATGGAGGCTCCGACCTGTTCTTCAGTGTCGGCGCACCACCGCACATGAAGGTCGAAGGGCATAGCCAGCCGGTCGGACAGCGTGTACTCAAGGCCGGTGAGGTGCAACAACTGGCCTATCAATTGATGACCCAGAAGCAGGTCGCCGAGTTCGAGCGCGATCTGGAGATGAACCTGGCGGTAAGCCTGCAGAATGCCGGACGCTATCGGGTCAACGTCTACTACCAGCGTGGAGAAGTCGCCATGGTGGTGCGCTTGATCAAGAGCCAGATTCCCAGCTTCGAGGCCCTCGGTCTGCCAGTAATGCTGGAAAAGCTGGCCATGCAGGATCGCGGCCTGATCCTGGTCACCGGGGCCGCTGGCTCGGGCAAGTCCACCACCCTGGCGGCGATGCTGGATTTTCGTAACCGCCACAAGAGCGGGCATATCGTCTGCATCGAAGATCCCATCGAATTCCTGCACAGCCACCAGCGCTCGATCATCGACCAGCGCGAGGTGGGCCTCGATACCCACAGTTTCGACGACGCCCTGCGCAATGTGCTGCGTGAGGCGCCAGACGTGATCATGCTCGGCGAGATTCGTGACGCCGCCACCATGCAGCATGCTCTGCACTACGCCGAAACCGGCCACCTGTGCGTCGCTACGCTGCACGCCACCAGCAGCAGCCACGCCATAGAGCGCATCGCGCGTTTCTTCCCGGACGAGGCGCGCAAGCAGGTGCTGGCCGATGTGGCGCACAACCTGCTGGCGGTGATCGGTCAACGCCTGGTGCCCGGTATCGCGCAAAAGCGCGTGGTAGCGGTAGAACTGATGCTGGGCACGCCCTATATTCGCGACCTGATCCAGCGCGACGAGCTGGAAGAGTTGCGCGAGGCCATCGCGCGGGCTGCCGAACAGGGCCTGCAGACCTTCGACCAGCACCTGTTCACCCTGCTCGAAGCCGGCCGAATCAGCCTGGCCGAGGCCCTGAAATTCGCTGATTCGCGCACCGACCTCAGCCTCAAATTCAAGCTCGAACGGGGCTTCTCTGCCGACGATGCCGAGCTCAAGGTGCTGCGCGACGGCTGA
- a CDS encoding ABC transporter substrate-binding protein codes for MSLLISTAVRAESLHLATGDDYAPFTGKALPGQGMLTQVVRAALADQGVAITLDWLPWNRGYLKAQRGQYDATFPYVRSAEREAEFLYSAPLYIAEQHVFSRAGDRIELDDLPRLHGKHLCYPLGWQPPLAVQALIEQGVLRRHSPLGLKECARLLLLQRDDLFISDRHLGESALRSTGAAANQFHRSTSAFRSNTLHFIVSRQHPRATELIERFDRGLAALKARGEYQRLIESYVE; via the coding sequence TTGAGCCTGCTGATCAGCACCGCGGTGCGGGCGGAGAGCTTGCACCTGGCGACAGGCGACGATTACGCACCGTTCACCGGCAAAGCCCTGCCAGGCCAGGGCATGTTGACCCAGGTGGTGAGGGCGGCGCTGGCCGATCAGGGTGTGGCGATCACGCTCGACTGGTTGCCCTGGAATCGCGGCTATCTGAAGGCGCAGCGTGGGCAATACGACGCGACCTTCCCCTATGTACGCTCTGCCGAACGTGAGGCGGAGTTTCTCTATTCGGCGCCGCTGTACATTGCCGAGCAGCATGTGTTCAGCCGCGCTGGCGATCGTATCGAGCTCGACGACCTGCCTCGTCTGCATGGTAAGCACCTGTGCTACCCGCTGGGTTGGCAGCCTCCGTTGGCGGTTCAGGCGTTGATCGAGCAAGGGGTATTACGGCGACACTCACCGCTGGGCCTGAAGGAATGCGCGCGCCTGTTGCTGCTGCAGCGCGACGACCTCTTCATCTCGGATCGCCACCTTGGCGAAAGCGCCCTGCGCAGTACTGGCGCCGCCGCGAATCAGTTTCACCGTTCGACCTCGGCGTTTCGTAGCAACACACTGCACTTCATCGTGTCTCGGCAGCATCCGCGCGCGACCGAGTTGATCGAACGCTTCGACCGTGGTCTGGCAGCGCTCAAGGCGCGGGGTGAGTATCAGCGCCTGATCGAGAGTTACGTGGAGTAG
- a CDS encoding AEC family transporter, which translates to MIDLLLALWPLFAMIVAGYWLRLREFPSEAFWPGAERLNYFILFPALLFSSLAKAPLNNPALPRLALAVLLGLGIAWLALLLVRRLRGWPAGRFGAFTQGILRFNTYLGLAAVGSLFGQEGLTLAAIMLALMVPTVNVLSVWSLTAERGVSARSLLLPILKNPLILACAGGALFNLTGIGLPGGTDRLLSLLAAASLPLGLLCVGAALKPEQLGGEVPALGWSSALRLLAMPLLAWAVAWGLNLPAMESAVLVLFFALPTAPTAYVLTRQLGGDSQLMAGIITLQTLLAAGSLVAIMTLLA; encoded by the coding sequence GTGATTGACCTGTTGCTGGCCCTGTGGCCGCTGTTCGCCATGATAGTCGCCGGCTACTGGCTGCGTTTACGAGAGTTTCCCAGCGAGGCTTTCTGGCCCGGTGCCGAGCGCCTCAACTATTTCATCCTGTTCCCCGCCCTGTTGTTCTCCAGCCTGGCCAAAGCGCCGCTGAACAACCCGGCACTGCCGCGTTTGGCACTGGCCGTGCTGCTCGGCCTGGGCATCGCCTGGCTGGCCCTGTTGCTGGTGCGACGGCTACGTGGCTGGCCAGCCGGACGCTTCGGCGCCTTCACCCAGGGCATTCTGCGCTTCAATACCTACCTCGGCCTGGCTGCGGTGGGCAGCCTGTTCGGCCAGGAAGGGCTGACCCTGGCGGCGATCATGCTCGCCCTCATGGTGCCGACGGTTAACGTGCTCTCGGTCTGGTCGCTGACGGCAGAACGCGGCGTCAGCGCCCGCAGCTTGCTGCTGCCGATCCTGAAGAACCCGCTGATCCTCGCCTGTGCTGGCGGCGCGCTGTTCAACCTCACCGGTATCGGTTTGCCGGGCGGCACGGATCGCCTGCTCAGTCTGCTCGCGGCCGCCAGTCTGCCGCTGGGCCTGCTCTGCGTCGGCGCTGCACTCAAGCCCGAACAGTTGGGCGGTGAAGTTCCAGCGTTGGGTTGGAGCAGCGCGCTGCGTCTGTTGGCCATGCCACTGCTGGCCTGGGCCGTGGCCTGGGGCCTGAACCTGCCTGCGATGGAAAGCGCGGTGCTGGTGCTGTTCTTCGCCCTGCCCACCGCACCGACCGCCTACGTGCTGACCCGCCAGCTCGGTGGCGACAGCCAGTTGATGGCCGGCATCATCACCCTACAGACGCTGCTGGCAGCTGGCAGCCTGGTGGCGATCATGACGCTGCTGGCCTAA
- a CDS encoding GFA family protein — MSERHEGGCQCGRLRYRIEAPLQDIAHCHCSICRRSSGGILTTWVTIARDSFQWLSGTPRAFASSASCTRYFCGDCGAHLALFTDLSPDTLDVTIATLDEPEQAPANRHIWVGSRLSWLQLDEQLPREDGESMP; from the coding sequence ATGAGCGAACGACATGAAGGCGGCTGCCAGTGCGGCAGGCTGCGCTACCGCATCGAGGCACCGTTGCAGGACATTGCCCACTGCCATTGCTCGATTTGTCGACGTAGCAGCGGAGGCATTCTCACTACCTGGGTCACCATCGCGCGTGATTCATTCCAGTGGCTGAGCGGCACGCCACGTGCCTTTGCTTCTTCGGCCAGCTGCACGCGTTATTTCTGCGGCGACTGCGGCGCGCACCTGGCGCTCTTTACCGACCTCAGTCCGGACACGCTGGACGTCACTATCGCCACGCTGGACGAGCCCGAGCAGGCACCGGCGAATCGGCATATCTGGGTTGGCAGCCGGCTGTCGTGGCTGCAACTGGACGAGCAATTGCCACGAGAGGACGGAGAGAGCATGCCTTGA
- a CDS encoding CHASE2 domain-containing protein, whose amino-acid sequence MLFVAFFNPFGLRDASDRHSETWLLRMLAPFYPEAGQEEVVVVLIDDQALASMGASWPLRYGEQARLLRQLLSYQPKSLFVDLLYTQKRYDGGPTAGLQRALGSFHEQGVPLILADYHDAHGRSLVLPEFASVARTAAVNWSGYGERYPLLLQSPQGELPTPALQMYQVGCQAQGCSAEGFEAPLLVRWGYWSDAGMQGFVDLAGCDVRGQRGDWGQLFSMLAADAFRSQRAAGEVERPQPCPYTRTLYSNQLRDPSVADILRGKHVLLGAHIRGIPDLVSSPVQGLLPGVYVHAMALDNLLTQGRGYWRAAPDGWLGISLSDWLEIGLLLLAGLVALWIPVQPRTDGGRLYRCASHYLFWFALLSSIALLISFYLARWLHIAPFDWLGLVLMIGLFYAYLGEARVAEWWHQRKRRTSTEREI is encoded by the coding sequence ATGCTTTTCGTGGCTTTCTTCAACCCGTTCGGTCTGCGGGACGCCTCTGATCGTCATAGCGAAACCTGGTTGCTGCGCATGTTGGCGCCTTTCTACCCCGAAGCTGGGCAGGAAGAGGTGGTGGTGGTGCTGATCGACGATCAGGCGTTGGCGAGCATGGGGGCCAGTTGGCCGCTGCGTTATGGCGAGCAGGCGCGTCTGTTGCGCCAGTTGCTCAGCTATCAGCCCAAGTCGCTCTTTGTCGACCTGCTCTATACCCAGAAGCGCTACGACGGTGGCCCCACCGCTGGCTTGCAGCGAGCTCTAGGCAGCTTTCATGAGCAGGGCGTGCCGCTGATTCTTGCCGATTACCATGATGCCCATGGGCGCTCATTGGTATTACCCGAATTTGCCTCCGTGGCACGTACCGCTGCGGTCAACTGGAGCGGCTATGGTGAGCGCTATCCGCTGTTGTTGCAGAGCCCGCAGGGTGAGCTGCCCACACCAGCGCTGCAGATGTACCAGGTAGGGTGCCAGGCTCAGGGCTGTTCAGCGGAAGGGTTCGAGGCGCCGCTGCTGGTGCGCTGGGGTTACTGGAGCGATGCGGGCATGCAGGGCTTCGTCGACCTGGCCGGCTGTGACGTGCGTGGACAGCGTGGTGACTGGGGGCAGTTATTCAGCATGCTGGCTGCCGATGCGTTCCGCTCGCAGCGCGCCGCCGGTGAGGTTGAGCGACCACAGCCTTGTCCTTACACCCGTACCCTGTATTCCAACCAGTTGCGTGACCCAAGTGTCGCCGACATCTTGCGTGGCAAGCATGTGCTGTTGGGGGCGCATATCCGCGGTATTCCAGATCTGGTCAGCAGCCCGGTGCAGGGCCTGTTGCCGGGCGTATACGTGCATGCGATGGCACTGGATAACCTACTGACGCAGGGGCGTGGTTACTGGCGCGCGGCGCCGGATGGCTGGCTCGGCATCAGCCTGAGTGACTGGCTGGAAATCGGCCTGCTGCTGCTGGCCGGTCTAGTCGCGCTATGGATTCCGGTACAGCCGCGAACCGACGGCGGCCGCCTCTATCGCTGTGCGAGTCATTACCTGTTCTGGTTCGCTCTGCTCAGCAGCATCGCCCTGCTGATCAGCTTCTATCTCGCGCGCTGGCTGCATATCGCGCCATTCGACTGGCTGGGGCTGGTGCTGATGATCGGCCTGTTCTACGCCTATCTCGGTGAGGCCAGGGTTGCCGAATGGTGGCACCAGCGTAAGCGTCGTACTTCAACGGAAAGGGAGATCTAG
- a CDS encoding M48 family metallopeptidase has translation MRKEMVLAVACLSLFGCQQMPAGSKPPLEGKFIDSPRARPLALQPMTNNPWLNNALVDRLAGAADPDEVRGFGKLDLTEQMAQVESFQVPQLQTYCDQVLGRLLVHWPHAKPDIKVRFSASESFGARATVDNVIYLNLGTLQAIESEDELAAMLGHEAAHLLLGHLDREHFFNQQKKLLDASVTAVSLGATLAGLESQKSGTSRKLVIGNPDAVGKTIVQSSLSGTLLKAVSDNFWNSSWTRAQEDEADLLSVDLLSRAGYSPRGAVHGIQRLQSFEGSNVSQLQRYQAQQKQLFSQAIQKKGVSGLLEQGIQSGVTAAQLAAVDVWKDFGKTHQLPAQREEALARYIASEYRSERRRSPQLASYQRQLLGGQSGKVLAGQVLINRATKAIDTGDLNEARRLAREVAQGPAAKSMRAQTLQFVLAVQQRRYKDALANLEQVPESEWQYASLSSYDQIITLSLSLDRQAQAERYLQRGQAHWGNQLMAPLEISVHLQGERIVQAQQAYQSCLSSTSKGLLAQCESAIGRFKPQQQAPTNPLEQLGLPSMGKLLGS, from the coding sequence ATGCGTAAGGAAATGGTTCTGGCAGTCGCCTGCCTGTCGTTGTTCGGTTGTCAGCAGATGCCCGCGGGTAGCAAGCCGCCCTTGGAAGGCAAGTTCATCGACAGCCCGCGGGCTCGACCACTGGCGCTGCAGCCGATGACGAACAACCCCTGGTTGAACAATGCCCTCGTCGATCGCCTGGCGGGTGCCGCCGACCCGGATGAAGTTCGCGGCTTTGGTAAGCTGGATCTGACCGAGCAGATGGCGCAGGTCGAAAGCTTTCAGGTGCCACAGTTGCAGACCTATTGCGATCAGGTGCTGGGCCGTTTGCTGGTGCACTGGCCACACGCCAAACCTGATATCAAGGTGCGTTTCAGCGCATCGGAGAGCTTCGGTGCAAGGGCCACAGTAGATAATGTCATCTACCTCAACCTGGGTACTTTGCAGGCGATCGAAAGCGAGGATGAGCTGGCCGCAATGCTTGGGCACGAAGCGGCTCACTTGTTACTGGGGCACCTCGACCGTGAGCATTTCTTCAATCAGCAGAAGAAGCTGCTGGATGCCTCGGTGACGGCTGTCAGCCTGGGCGCCACCCTGGCCGGGTTGGAAAGTCAGAAGAGTGGCACCTCGCGCAAGCTGGTGATAGGTAACCCCGATGCTGTAGGCAAGACCATCGTCCAGAGCAGCCTCTCGGGCACGCTGCTCAAAGCGGTATCCGACAACTTCTGGAATAGCAGTTGGACGCGCGCGCAGGAAGACGAGGCCGACCTGCTGTCCGTCGATCTGCTCAGCCGTGCGGGCTACTCCCCGCGTGGCGCGGTGCATGGTATCCAGCGCTTGCAGAGCTTCGAAGGCAGTAATGTCAGCCAGTTGCAGCGTTATCAGGCTCAGCAGAAACAGCTATTCAGCCAGGCGATACAGAAGAAAGGCGTCAGCGGTCTACTAGAGCAGGGTATCCAGAGCGGTGTGACTGCAGCGCAACTGGCGGCTGTGGATGTGTGGAAGGACTTTGGCAAAACCCATCAACTGCCAGCCCAGCGAGAAGAGGCACTAGCACGCTATATCGCCAGTGAGTATCGCAGCGAGCGGCGCCGAAGCCCGCAGCTTGCCAGCTATCAGCGGCAGCTGTTAGGCGGACAGAGTGGCAAGGTTCTCGCCGGACAGGTTCTGATCAATCGTGCGACCAAGGCTATCGACACGGGTGATCTGAACGAGGCACGCAGATTGGCTAGGGAAGTGGCGCAAGGGCCGGCAGCCAAGAGCATGCGTGCGCAGACCTTGCAGTTCGTCTTGGCTGTTCAGCAGCGGCGTTACAAGGATGCACTGGCCAATCTGGAGCAGGTTCCGGAAAGTGAGTGGCAGTACGCGTCGCTCTCCAGTTATGACCAGATCATCACGTTGTCACTGAGCCTCGACCGGCAAGCCCAGGCCGAGCGCTACTTGCAGCGCGGTCAGGCGCATTGGGGCAATCAGTTGATGGCGCCACTGGAGATTTCCGTGCATCTGCAAGGTGAGCGGATAGTGCAGGCGCAGCAGGCCTATCAGTCATGTCTGAGCAGCACGAGCAAAGGTCTGCTGGCTCAGTGTGAATCGGCGATTGGTCGCTTCAAACCGCAACAACAAGCGCCTACCAACCCATTGGAGCAGTTGGGGCTGCCGTCTATGGGCAAGTTGCTAGGCAGCTGA